The window aagactaataaaactgatagccatttagccaatttgattaaaaatagggcatcaaatcaaataaaaatgagcaagaaaaaaaccaaaaatagcaaaaaggaaaataataatcagaaataactaaacaattatattttttaaaatactgagaaaacaaaagaaatagaatactatCTTCAAAAATATGAAAGACCCCAACTTATAGAAGACCAACTAAAGATCTTAAATAACcaaatttcagaaaaggaaataaaactcaTTGTAAAGGAACTACTAAAAGGAAAAAGCTTCTTTGTGCTGATGGGCTAATAGAGTAATTCcatcaaacatttaaataattagTATCTATACTTCACAAATTTTTTCtcaaaatttaagaaagaaagcATCCAACTAGATTCCTTTTGTAAGAAAAATATGATCctgatacttaaaccagggaAGGATAAAGCACAGAAGAGAACCATAAAACAATGTCTTTaagtaaaattaattaaaacatttaaagaaaagctTTTCAGACTACTGAGATTCATCCAAGGAATAATTCATCTTGATCAAATTGAATTTTTACAAGTAATGCAAGGATGTTCCAACATTAGAAAAGTAACCACAAtacttaattatattaaaaacaaaatgataccAAACCACATAATCATCTCAatagatttggggaaaatatttaatataatacaaCAACATTTATGCTAAAGCCCCTCAAAAGTATAGgcatagcagggcagctaggtggtgcagtggataaagcaccagccctggattcagaaggacctgagttcaaatccagcctcagacacttgacacttactagctgtgtgaccttgggcaagttacttaaccctcattgccctgcaaaaaaagtataGGCATAGGGAGACCTTTGAAATATCATTAAAGAATTTatctaaaataaaaagcaaacacCTTTTGCAACAAGGATAACTGGAACCTTTCCCAATAAATAagggagtgaaacaaggatgccaaCTCTCTCCACTCCCAAGAGTATTATTCTGGAAATTCTAGCCATAttaataaggaaggagaaaaatcaatgGCATAAAGATGGATAAAAGCAGACAAATTTCCCCTACTTGCTGATTATATGAAAGTTTATTTAGAGAATTCTAGGGAATAAGCAAAGAAAGTAATTGAAATAATAGCTTTAACAAAGTTGTAGGCcacaaaataaaaccttaaaaataaatgttttctgtataataatgataaaataaaaggaacaataataaaatagGAAGTCccattccaaagaaataaaaatgcataaaatatttgggcaACAATCAACCAAAGCACAGAAGAGACTTAtgtagattcaattacaaagtgttccttaaaaaaacttggtgggggggggtagggcagctagctggagcagtagatagagcactggcctgaaaGGTGAGAGGACCGGAGTTCaagtctgacttcagacacttactagctatgtgaccttgggcaattcacttaaccccaactgccttaaacacctggggacatctccagtttTTCTGACAATAAATCttgtcactgaacccagatggctctggaagagagagtgaggctggtgactttttacttcccttcctcacttaaatccaattcattgcaagttatgacatctgtcatggcccttttcaagaatgaaggacaggggacagctaggtggagcagtggataaagcaccagccctggattcaagaggatctgagttcaagagGATctgacttgacactagctgtgtgaccctaggcaagtcacttaaccctcattgcccctccaaaaaaaaatgaaggacaaacaacaagaaattccttagagatataaagaacaatttaatCAGCTGGGCAAATATTCAGTCTCTATGAATGGGCTACTACAGTGTAATAACAATGACAAGACAACCAAagtaaatttaacatttttttgcatggcaatgagggttaggtgacttgcctagggtaccacagctagaatgtgtcaagtatttgaggctggatttgaactcaggtcctccttgtgacatttaaaattggatattagatcataaatctcccttctttaacctttcccttaatttatctcccagactagtaaatggaagaaacttctgtttttctagttagagcttttattgtgtggtagttaccaggtgatgttgattagagggataggaaagtagaaatacaaaacaaacagtcttaagtctaagcttagtctatattccgtataaaactcaccaaaagcccaaggccacctttgggggggagagagaccgagtcaagcatgtgctgctaAAGGCGAgctgggccgagtcgaactccagtcagcatctgtctgtgcagcgcagccaggggaccagcagagcaggaaagagatcccacttccattctctccttgccctttaagctcgcaccccagaagtcgagtgctcagcaggcggacttgcatgcgtagctcatgccgttggtctcctccccgaaagggtggtccttaaaaaactggcatctctccattattgctaactgactgttaaaactttttaccacatcctgaatccaggggcagtgctttatccactgtgccacctagctgccccctcaatttaaccttttaatgctataccaatgaaattatcaAATCTATACATTACAGAATttggtaaaataaataaaacatttggaAAAAATTATCTAGAACATCAAGCAAAATTATGAGAGctagaggtgaagaaggaattagaatgaactcaaattatattataaagcagcaatcactAAGACCACCtaatactgttttttaaaaatgatacagATCTATGCAACTGACTAGACAAGTGAAAATGTGAAACAATGCACCTCaataatatagtgtttgataaaggggaaaagagacaTTCCTTAGAAAAGAACTTCCTAGAGGATacaaactgctggaaaaactggaaagcagcatGGCAgaaattccagtgctttccttcttttaattattttgtatttatcctatatatagcttactttgtttacatttgtttttgtaccatctcccctattagattgcaagctccttgaggggctgtatgttgtctctttttgtatctcaaatatttggcacagtgcctggcaagtaCTGGGCactaaatgaatgttgaatgtcTGAAAATCATTCAACTCtgcttaccctttgatccagcaatgctaTTACTATGCATAGAtcaaaaacaattaacaacagAGAAAAAAGATTTATACTGCAtgtatttatagcagtactttttgttgtagcaagaACTGAAAGGAAAATGGGTAcctctcatttggggaatggctaaacaaattatgatataagaatgtgatggattattattgtgattcaaaaaataatgtaagagactgattcagggaaacctgggaagatctgTGTGAACTAATATGGAGTGAAGTGAGAAGGaccaagagaaaaatcaattGAAGAACTGTGGGCAGTGTTATAAAAGAAAGCAACTTTGAAATACTTCgatgaaaatactttgaaaaagagCTACGATCACTTCAATGACCAGTTATGACTCCAGAAGGCTGAAGATGAAGCCTGTTTCTTGACAAAGTGGTGATTGACCACGGATGCAGAATAAGATATACATTTTCAGAAATAGCCAATATGTGAATGTGCTTTGCTTGGTTATACTTATGTGTTGTAAGGAAGTGTTATTGTTGATGTTGGAGGGCATATTTGTGGGAGGACTTCATGGGATGGTGATAGTGAcacaaaaaagaagggagggaaagagagaacagacatttattaagcacctactatgtgccaggcactgtgctcagtgctttacaaatgttatctcatttgatccctgcaGTCCCATGAAGTAGGTGCTGCTATTGTTCCcgttttatagttgaagaaagtgaggtagacaaaggtgaaatgacttgcctgagatcacaaaGTTAGGAAGGGtttagaccagatttgaattcaattcttctTTACCCTTCTTGACCATTCTCAATGAAACCTTTGATACTCATAAGAGTAGAAGGAAGGTCACAAAGGCACTCGGAAAAGCAAGGAAATATTACCATTTTcaaatttgtatgtatatacctaAAAAACCTGGCTCCTTGTAATAAATTCATTGTTTTATACATAATCCTTTTTTGGATTATCTTTGAATAGAGAATATTTGCCTTTCttgatatttttcaaattcaaaattAATTTGTAATTAAAATGAGTTTTATAATGTAAAACTAAAATAATTACCACCTAAAATGAGCTTATGTGGAGCATCTGATCGCTCACCTCAACAAGCTTCAGTTCTAGACAACATGGAAAAAGGTAATGAGtgataaaaaaaatgatcaaaggagTTGTTCCAACTCTTTGTGCCAGGGATTAGTGGAGAGCTCTAGACATCAGGGCAGCctttttgttgctgctgttcctttattcttgaagaggatcaatgacatcaggagggtgatgtcttgacttgcagtaaATTTGATTTGAGTGAGCCAGAGCTGTGTAAAGACAttaccctcactctctccttttgATGTGGACTGTGAAAGATGAATACAGTCGAATAAATAGAAGTGAGAAAGGCCCCCCAGGTGGGAGGAAcaagagtcaaagaaaaaattcaaagatGGGTGTTATATATGttggtatatgttatatataaagaaattgaCTTATCTGGAGCAGGGATAATGTCAGAAAAGGCAAGGGAACATAAGTAATGGAGGTTTTATTACACACAGAGGGAAGAGAGGTGACATACAGGTGAATAGATAAGGAGTAATCCAAATAGATATTCAAATTCCTTGGGGGAAAGAATGAAGGCTATGAAGTCAAGGCATTTGGCCAAATTTGGTACCTGGCATTTAAGATCTGAGTCTTAGTAGGAGGAAGGGGATTCATGGATGAAGTGAGAAGCCTCCAAGGAGATGCTGAAACAGAATTTTCTGAACAAAGCATACATCCTTTTTTACAGGAACCTCCATGATGCCAGTCATAAATTCCCAGAATATACAGCCCATTACATACTACTCTTTTTCTAGTGGGAACAAACACCCTGGAGGCTAAGGGATAGAAAGAATGATTGAACAATTACTTATATGTTCTCTAATGAAGAGTCGTGGGGATCAAATCTCAGAGGCCCCCaaattaagtaaatatttttgcattaaaCTAGAATCCTGTTGTTTACTTCTAGAGGCAAAGAACCCAGGCACTAGTCCCCCATTTCCACCAACTACACTGGGGGACAATAGGAGCTCATTaccatctcatttttaaaaagaacagatATCTTTAATCTCTACTTAAGGATTTGAATTTGCTCTCATGTGACGCTGAGAAGTAGACACAACAGAGGTGGTTAACAGTATCTCAGATGATCACTGACTAGTGGGGTAAGATTTAAAGGACCATAGATGGGACTATTCATTAGGTTTTGGGGGGTGTCATTGAGTAAGTCCTAGCCCTATTTCCACTCCTATAGCTTACTCCAAAAAGTAATACAAAAGAGTCATTAATAGCAGTCTCAGTGTTTGTCATTTGGTGTGGGGAGaaggcaaaagaggcacaaattGACAAGGGAACATGAGGATAAATTAATAGTATTGGATTAAAGGAGAAAATTATAGAGCTGCAACATGGAAATTTATGAAGAGAGTAATGTCATATAGTATATGTAGAGTGATATTGAAAACAATTACTATAGACAAGTTTTGGATAAGCTTATATTAATTTAGCAATTTTATACTAGTTGGGATTAACcacatatcttcctgacttctcgTGGTCCCAGGACACAtggtagaggagacagagagagaatttcaTCATGTCAGTTAGTGAGAGCAGGAAAACCTCctcaccccctctccccccaaaaaagttcacAGTagggagttaggagacctggaaACCAGTCCCAGCTAAGTCTGTGTGATGCACAGAAAATGTCTCCCTTTCTTTGGGCTTCTTTCATTTACATCAGCTGTTAACAGCTAGCCAACCATACAAGGATACTGataggatcaaaggagatgatggTGTATAGGCTAGACTCTGGGTTGCTTCAAGCAAGGTAGTGTAAGTGTGTTTATATTTAAGGTGGCTTTTGTTAGAGCTGGAGAATGTAATCTTATATGGGCTaaactttctctgcatccccCCTCACAATGAGtatatgtaatctttttttttttttttttagtgaggcaataggggttaagtgacttgcccagggtcacatagctagtaagtgttaagtgtctgaggccggatttgaactcaggtactcctgactccagggccagtgctctatccactgcgccatctagctgcccctgagtataTGTAATTTTAATGCaccaaagggaaggggagaagtaatGGGAGGAAGTAGGTGAGAAAGGAATACAATATCATTAATTTTTTCACGTCAGGACTGAGTGGGCTTGGTCTCTGGTGAACCATCAACAACTGGGGAGAACTTTAAAAAGAGTACACCCTGCCCTTTTTGGTGGCTACTTTTTCTCTACAAACCACTTCTATGCCAAGCAAGGAGATCTCAGGGCTAAAGTGGCTGAAACTGAGGTTCCTTAATTGTTTTTCCAAATGTTCTACTCTTCATAACCTGGGTCCTGTCCCTGGAACCTGTTTTTGCCTCTGCATAAGTATGATTGTTGAATGTCATATGATAAAATTGAGGAACAGCTGGGTAAGGAGATGAATTCCCATGTCTTAGTGTTTCCATAGCTTCCCCATTGGTTGATTCATTACTGTCCAAGCAAGACTAGTCCCTAGTCCAGAAATGTCAGAGTTACTATTGTATCAGATCCAGAAATTTGAGGTAAGGATTGGTCATCTCTTAACTGTGTAACTGGGGAAGTATAAGGTCAGCAAATTACAATAGAGCTCATGCGTAATTCTTCGTCATTGCAAGTCTCTACTTCTGTAATCaattaatgaatcaataaatatttatgaagcacctactgtgtattagacactgtgctaaatgccagaGATACAACAAGAGGCAAAAAATCCAgtccctcaaggggcttacaatataataggggagataatgtgtaaacaaaaatatacaaagcaaattatattcaagataaatagaagataagTAACAGAGGGAAGGGATTAGAATTAAAAGGAGATGGAATTAAAAGGagtcctgtagaaggtggaattttaataagatatacataattttttaagtatataagcAGATCTCATACCAGTAGATTCTTAAATTTCAAAGTGTACTTTTTGTTTTCACACTTAATGCTATTTTAAATTCCCAGGGAAAATGATCTTGTGAAGGAACCTTGTGATGAAACTTCATGTAATGTACAAAGAAAATTCAGGTGACCATGTCTTAATTCATAGTTTTAGTATATATTCATTAAACTCAAAATTTCCAAATTACAGGGGACTTCAATGTTCTGTCCCATTTAAGAATTTCTTCTGCAGAATCCTTTATCAGTAGTTATAGTAATCATTTATATCTAAACAGTactttgagggacagctaggtggcacagtgcatagagtactgggcttgaaaTTAGTAAGACTCAGCTTTatgcattcaaatctggtctcagactcttagtagctgtgtgatcctggataagtcagttaaccctttttgcttcattttctcatttgtaaaagaagttggagaaggaaatggtaaattactAAACCTAACTATTACTTAACCTCAtgatgcttcagtttccttatgtataaaatgaaggggcatTGATCAAATATGAACTATGACTAAAGCAGATCAGTGCTTTAGATCAATGATGAACTATGACTTGTCGTTTGTCACAAGTCCAGCATCACTTCTGTGGGTAGATGGGATAGTGAATAAAGCTttggatttggaattgggaaaAAAGATTAGAGCTAGCTATGTaaggcaatggaaagaacactgggccttgagtcaggacgatctaagttcaaatctgtctattatttactatttatgtgacctcaggcaaatcactctacctctgtctacctcagtttcctcatgtgtaaaatgccaataacagcatctacttcttaggattgtggtgaggataaaaCGAGATATATGAAAAgcacattgtaaaccttaaaactttatataaatgctagctaatggTATTATTAGCCTTCCTCACACCTTCATTAGCTGCAAGACTCTGCACCagacagtcaatcaacaaacctttattaaatagGATTTACTACAAATTAAGCATGGGGGATGCCAAGAAAGGTAGAAGATTGaatctgcccttaaggagcttataatataATAGGGAAcatatgtaaataactataatTAATCAATGTccaagataaaatggaaataaatagtgGGAGGGCACTGGAAatgagagagattgggaaagactACCTACTAGAGGTGAGATTTTTAGcgaggacttgaaagaagccagggaaaccaggaggcagaaatgaggagagaatatATTCCATACATGagggacagacagtgaaaatgcctggagctgggaAATGGAGTGTGTTGTTTCAGAAGCAGTGAAACAGAtcagaggccagtgtcactggatttcagGGCATATAAGTGATTAATTTTCATGTGAAAGAAGACCAGAAAGTTTGCTGTAGGGAGGGGAGACTTAGGTTGTAATTCAGGGTTTAATTGCAAATAGAAGATTTTGTAATTTATCccggaggtgatagggagccattggagttcacTAAGTAGGATAGTGATGGTCAGATATGCACTTTAGACACTTCTCTCAGccttttatttttgccaattatTAAAATGGATAAGTAATAGCTGTACTATTTTCCTCAGAAGACTGTCAAGAGGATCAGATGATATGATGTATGTAATGAAAGCTCTCTGTAAGTTtgtaaacactaaataaatgtcagttactacAATTAGAACTTTCACTCTAGATTTTCATTAGGCCCCTGAGTATTTCCATTAATAGAGAGCTCATTCCTTTAAGCGGTAGTTTATaatatttaaagtttttcttatatttatctgAAAGTAGACTCTCATCAAACCTAAACTGGCTGGAAGGCCCCTGCCCTCTTGAACCACACAGAATAATGCTGTTAAAAGATaatctttcggggcagctaggtggcgcagtggatagcacactggccttagggtcaggaggacctgagttcaaatccgacctcggacacttaacacttactagctgtgtgaccttcagcaagtcacttaaccctaattgcttcaccaaaaaaaaaaaaaaagatagtctttCATGTATATGAAGAAAGCATtccctctaagtcttctcttctccaggcaatGTCCTTTTCAAATCATTTTCTTAGGATAGAGCTTCATCATACTGGTTACCTTTCTCTGGACAAGCTGTAGCTTAGCAATCAAAGTGTACCATCTACCCCACTTTTGGTGTCCAAATCGAATGCCAAACTCCAGAAATTATTTGACAAAGGTAATTGGTAGAATAGCCAGACTATCATGATTTTCTCAATTCCTGACAAGTACATGAGGGGTGGAGTTAGCAAGAGCTATAGAGTAGACATTTAGTTTTTTTCACTTCTGGCTTTGAGAGAGATGACTCAGAGATGACAGGTGTGCCACTGATTTGTTGTGTCACTGTCaggaagtcactcaacctttgggagcctcagtttcctcttctataaaagtgGGATAATACTTGTCCTTCATGGTCAACAGATTGACTTATTTTACTTGTCTACTCAaagttaagaattttatttggaTTCATAGGAAGGTGAGTTAATGGGAAGCAACAATAACAGGAAAAATAGCACCAataccaatatatttttttaaatgcacagaagaaaaactGAACAAAGTTCACTAGAGGACATTGACAAATATGACAATTTTATTAAATtgttaaattaaatgtaaatttaaaaattattacataaAAAGATCATCAGCTTatacataatcttcttttttgttctttacaaATTAGACCTTTTATGTTTGTGGGAgattgttaagttcataataaaaacaacaacaaaaaaagataaaaccaaTATGAAAGAGATGgataatgtaaaatactttgtaaacataAAGCTCCATGTTCCTTCAGTAGATTCATAATCAAGATGGCGAGAAGCAACCTCACCTCAGTGACTGAGTTTATCCTCCTTGGCCTCTCCAGTCGGCCTGAGCTCCAGGTGtggctctttctcctcttcctcgtGATCTACCTGATGATCTTGCTGGGAAACCTGCTCATTGTATTGTTGGTATTAGTGAATACAAGCCTCCATACCcccatgtacttcttcctcaCCAATCTGTCCATAATTGAAGTCTGTTATACATCCTGTGTGTTCCCACAGATGCTTGAGCACTTTTTTGCAGAAAGAAAGTCTATCTCCTATTCCTGCTGTGTCACACCGGTCTACTCATTCCTGTCCTTTGGCATTGCAGAGTGCTGTATTCTCTCAGTGATGGCCTATGACCGATATGTTGCTATTCGAGACCCTTTGAGGTACTCAGTCATAATGAACAGGGGTGTATGTGTAAGGCTGGTGACTGTGTCCTGGATGGGTGGCTTTGTGGCATCCATGGTGGCTACAATAGCCACATTCCAGCTCTCCTTTTGTAGGGATAATGTTATCAATCATTTTTTGTGTGAAACACCTGCCCTGTTCCGTCTCTCCTGTACAGACACATCCCAGGCAGAGATTATCACACTGATCCTTTGTGTCCTTACCCTTTTGTGCCCTGTTATATTCATCACTTTCTCCTATACCCACATCATCAACATTGTCCTTCGAATTCGCTCTGCCCATGGACACAGGAAAGCCTTCTCCACTTGTTCTTCTCACCTCCTGGTTGTCATCCTATTCTTTGTGACTGTAATGTCTCTTTACATGAGGCCCAAGTCCCTGTACTCCCCAGAGAAGGACAAGATTATCACTGTGTTTTATGTTGCCTTCACACCTACCTTGAATCCCCTCATCTACAGCCTCAGGAATAAGGAGGTAAAAATTGCACTATTGAAACTGCTAGGGAAAACTAGAGACACATAAAAAGACACCCATCCCCTCTTAGATCATCTAGCAGAAAAAAGGACTTCCTTGTGTATGATGCCATCTCAAACTTCCTACCTctactttgtgtttctttctcagaaactaataaataaataaaaattatttttattacttctgAAGGGTGTGCCAATGTGCTGCCTTATTGCTTTATAAAATCTCTGTTATTGTGACATAGTATGTTTAGACTGAAATGTCCTTCCTTGTCCACCATTCCAAACTTCCTCCCATTCATCTGTATCAGTCTCATCCTTTTGGttttttccattctattcttCTGTAATCTTGCATTATGCCCCCTGAATCCCTGTTCTATTTTATGAACTGCCTTTTATATTAGAACTTGTCTTTTCCCTCTATAAATTTGTTGCATGTATTTGGTAACTACTGATGTTTATGTGTATTCCTTCAATGGGATGTAAGATCTTTGAGAtaaaggactattttattttttatttctttcccccagACACAGAACTGTGCCAAACCCATAGTGGAAGCATAATAAATACAGTGATTGTTGAACTAAATTGAGGTTCCCAGAATTGTCTCCTTCTAGCaacaactgcctcacaaaactaTGCCTTGCAAAAGTGATTTGAGTGAAACTATATAAGTAGTATGTGTAGACTTAAAacacaagtcttctgacttcaattcAAATACTCTTTTTCCTAACCCATGTTactgtttttttgaggggggttattttttatttagaatgttccccaagttatatgtaaaaaataaatttttttcacattgattttttacaactttgtgttccaaatttttttcctccctccctccccactccaagaaatcaagcaattcaatgtaagttattcATGTACAGTCATGCGAAACAcatccacattagtcaggttgtgaaagaaaacagacaatatACCTTTATaaagaggaactaaaaaaatgttttgcttcaattcatattcagataccataagttctttctctgtagatggattgcattttttataagttcttctgatagcattctgctcgtcatttttttcacagttactatggctaactgtattgccctccatcctatgtgcttcccttgatatttgctctattttatatcttattttaccctattcctcctctaaagtgttttgatttttactgcccTTTCCTCCATTCTGTCCTCCCTTTCTTTACCTCTCCCctattatccccttcccctccaccttctcacagggcaagatatattacaatacctacttgagtgtgtatgttattccctctttgagccaattttgatgagagtaaagctcactcactaccctgctccttccccattttcccatccactccataagctttttcttgtttcttttatgtgagctactttactccattccacctttccctttgcctttcttctagtgcattactctttccccttaactttattttaaagatgtcattttggGGAAGCTatgtaacacagtggacaaagcaccagccttggacctaggaggccctgagcccaaatccaaccccagacataagccaccccaccctgcctgtcccagaagaaaacaagga is drawn from Dromiciops gliroides isolate mDroGli1 chromosome 2, mDroGli1.pri, whole genome shotgun sequence and contains these coding sequences:
- the LOC122739402 gene encoding olfactory receptor 5I1-like, translating into MARSNLTSVTEFILLGLSSRPELQVWLFLLFLVIYLMILLGNLLIVLLVLVNTSLHTPMYFFLTNLSIIEVCYTSCVFPQMLEHFFAERKSISYSCCVTPVYSFLSFGIAECCILSVMAYDRYVAIRDPLRYSVIMNRGVCVRLVTVSWMGGFVASMVATIATFQLSFCRDNVINHFLCETPALFRLSCTDTSQAEIITLILCVLTLLCPVIFITFSYTHIINIVLRIRSAHGHRKAFSTCSSHLLVVILFFVTVMSLYMRPKSLYSPEKDKIITVFYVAFTPTLNPLIYSLRNKEVKIALLKLLGKTRDT